The DNA region GCGGCGGGCATGCTCTCCATCCCCTCCCCTTACCCGGCGGGCCTGGCCCTCACCTGGATCCGGTCCCGGCCCGCCGCGGCCGAGGAAGGCCGCGCCTACTCCTGGGCCATCACGCCGCAGGACGGGGCGGCACTGCTGGGCAGCGTGACGCTCAGCCCCGACCCGGGGCAGGGCCGCGCGGAACTCGGGTACTGGATCGGCGTGCCGTTCTGGGGGCAGGGCCACGCGACGGAAGCGGTGGCGGCCGTGCTGGCGTTCGGGTTCGGTTCCCTCGGCCTCCACCGCATTCACGCCACGGTCTTCCCGCGCAACGCCGCCTCGGCGCGCGTGCTGGAAAAGTCAGGCTTCCGGCGGGAGGGCCTGCTGCGCGGCTACGCCCGCAAAGACGGGGCGTTCGAGGACCTCGTGATGTACGCCCGGCTGCGCACCGACGGGTAACCGTTCAGGCGTCGGGAACGGCGTGCGTGGAGACCGCCAGGAGCGTGCCCACGATCCGGCCCCGGAACCAGCGGGGGCTGCCGTACACGCTGAGGGTGCGCGGCGTGCCGCTGGCGTCCCGGACGCGCAGCACGTACCGGCTGGCCTCGCCCTGCCAGCGGACCTCGTGCTGCGCGCGCAGGATCGCCTGGTCCTCCGGCAGGGTGTACTCCAGCAGGGTGTGGCCCAGCAGGTCCCCTTCGGGGAGGCCCAGCAGGTCCGAGACCCGGCGGTTGGTGTACGTGAAGCGGCCGTGCTCGTCCAGGATGGCCATACCCTGCCCGCTGCCGTCCATCAGCTGACGCGAGAACAGCAGTTCCTCCTCGTAGGATTCCTTGAGCAGGCGGTAGTACCGGATCACGCGCCGCAGGCGGACGAACAGCCACGCCAGCAGGCCCTGCACCGCCAGCAGCAGGGCGGCCAGCACGGACGCCAGCAGCAGCGCGTCCGGGGAGAGCGCGCCCGCGTCGCCCTGCCAGTGCCGCGAGGCGCGCAGCAGCAAAAGAACGTCCAGCGCGGCCAGCAGGGCGAACACCACGTACGCCCCGCGCATTTCGAGCACGCCGGGCGTCCGGGTGGAGGGAGGCGCCCCGGCGGGCCCGCTGCCGGGGAAAGTCATGCCGGCCCTGCCCCCTGGCGCGCCCCGCCGGGGAGCGCGCCGCGTGCGGTCAGGCAGGCCGGCCTCATGAAGGCATTGTTTCCGGGGAATTCTGACAGAGGGCTTACAGCATTCTTACAGGGCCCCCGGGTGGGCCTCAGCGGCGGCCGACCCCGGGCGCCAGGGTCAGGGGCGCGTCCAGCTTCAGCCACAGGAACTCGGTGCGGTCCTGCACGGCCGCGCCGCGCCCGCCGGTGGCGGGGAAATTGTTGTCGTTCACGACCAGGACCGTGCTGGCGTCCAGCACCAGCACGTTCTCGATGGTGACGTACGGGAAGCGCATCACGCCGTTCACGGCCGTGCCGCCCAGGTTCTGCGGGTCACGGATTGCCAGCAGGTCGGCCACCAGGGTCTTTTTCAGGGTGCCGTCCGCGTTCTTCACGGCCGTGTCCAGCAGGTACAGGCGTTTGAAGGCCGCCTCGGCCCCCTGCTTGTTGTCCCGTTCGATGACCAGCCACTGCGTGCCGTTCACGGGCGTCAGGTCGCCGATCGCCTCGCCGCCCTGCTCCAGCGCGTAGCGGCCCGCCAGGGTCCAGGTGCGGGCGCCCAGGTCGTAGCGCATCAGGCGCAGCTGCCCGGCCGGGTCGCCGGTCACGGTCTTTTCCAGCAGGGCGTACACGGCCTTCCCGTCGGGCGTGACGTTCAGCCCCTCGAAGCCGCCGCTGGCGGGCAGGTTCGCGGCGGCGCTGCTGCCGCCCAGCGCGAACGCCGGGTGCTGCGGGCTGCGGAGGTCGGGCGTGGTGTACTGCGCCGCGACGCGCGCGCCGGTCGCGGGGAAATCGGTGAAGAAGCCGTCCACCCCGGCCCACAATGCCTGGCGCAGCTCGGCTTCGGGGTCGTTGGCGTACCCGGGCAGCAGGTAGGTGGGTTCGTTACGCATCGTCCAGGTGTGGACCAGCAGGCCCGCGCTGTGCGCCCGCGGCACGAAGTCGGTGGTGCGGCCCTGCGCGTCGATGATCCAGCGCTTGTACGCGCCCACGCCGCTGGCGTACGTGGCAATGTCCTTCAGGCCGGCGTCGGTGGTCAGGGCGTCGTACCTGCGGGCGTCGCCGGCCGCCGTCCAGTCGTACGGGGCCTCGTCGGCGCTGCTGACCAGCTGCACCAGCGGCAGGTTCACGCCGGCGGCGGGCATCACGGTCGCCTTCAGGGCCTTGAGGTTCCCCACCTCGAAAGAC from Deinococcus ficus includes:
- a CDS encoding GNAT family N-acetyltransferase; the encoded protein is MTPVLPELVTRRLRLRPFREADAADVHTLLSHPGVAAGMLSIPSPYPAGLALTWIRSRPAAAEEGRAYSWAITPQDGAALLGSVTLSPDPGQGRAELGYWIGVPFWGQGHATEAVAAVLAFGFGSLGLHRIHATVFPRNAASARVLEKSGFRREGLLRGYARKDGAFEDLVMYARLRTDG
- a CDS encoding PAS domain-containing protein, whose translation is MTFPGSGPAGAPPSTRTPGVLEMRGAYVVFALLAALDVLLLLRASRHWQGDAGALSPDALLLASVLAALLLAVQGLLAWLFVRLRRVIRYYRLLKESYEEELLFSRQLMDGSGQGMAILDEHGRFTYTNRRVSDLLGLPEGDLLGHTLLEYTLPEDQAILRAQHEVRWQGEASRYVLRVRDASGTPRTLSVYGSPRWFRGRIVGTLLAVSTHAVPDA